One part of the Chryseobacterium sp. 7 genome encodes these proteins:
- a CDS encoding helix-turn-helix transcriptional regulator, translated as MEKNIIEISQRLRRAIAVLKGDMVVKTNQNIIERMQVNKSNFSSAINGNTNYLTEEFVKKFVSAFPGYGFDFDSIWYGLECPALVKKVESEGLEDKYNGFYYPEVRVSAGFGENNIQHHKEPVIVPGVYEELEYINVFGDSMFPKFSSGDIIGIKPIDFSYLVYGHSYVVVLDNGDCYIKYVKKGSDQYHVLLSSENKFYDDMEFPLSRIKSLFIIKALISKQTF; from the coding sequence ATGGAAAAAAATATAATTGAAATTTCTCAGCGGTTAAGAAGGGCTATAGCTGTTTTAAAGGGAGATATGGTTGTTAAAACCAATCAAAATATCATAGAGAGAATGCAAGTGAATAAATCAAACTTTTCATCAGCTATTAATGGTAATACGAATTATTTGACTGAAGAGTTTGTTAAAAAGTTTGTGTCTGCGTTTCCTGGTTATGGATTTGACTTTGATTCTATATGGTATGGTTTGGAATGTCCGGCTCTTGTTAAAAAGGTAGAAAGTGAAGGCTTAGAAGATAAATATAATGGGTTTTATTATCCTGAGGTAAGGGTTAGTGCTGGATTTGGTGAAAATAATATCCAGCATCATAAAGAACCAGTAATTGTTCCTGGAGTCTATGAAGAGTTGGAATATATAAATGTTTTTGGCGACTCTATGTTTCCTAAGTTTTCAAGTGGCGATATTATAGGTATTAAACCTATAGATTTTAGCTATTTAGTATATGGGCATTCTTATGTTGTTGTCCTTGATAATGGAGACTGTTATATAAAATATGTTAAAAAAGGTTCGGATCAGTATCATGTTTTATTATCCAGTGAAAATAAATTTTATGATGACATGGAATTTCCTTTATCGAGAATAAAAAGTCTCTTTATTATCAAAGCATTAATTAGTAAACAAACATTTTAA
- a CDS encoding phage head-tail joining protein, which produces MDGAAFTLEQYYALNKSIAQGTLTVTYGDKTVTYRSLDEMLRIRNLIAAELGLIKKDNGRKVGVFSKNWKKCP; this is translated from the coding sequence ATGGATGGAGCAGCATTCACCTTAGAACAGTATTACGCCTTGAATAAGAGTATCGCACAGGGAACCTTAACTGTTACCTATGGTGATAAAACCGTTACCTACCGCAGCCTTGATGAGATGCTCAGAATCAGAAATCTCATCGCAGCAGAATTGGGGCTTATTAAAAAAGACAATGGCCGAAAAGTAGGAGTCTTTAGTAAAAACTGGAAAAAATGTCCTTAG
- a CDS encoding phage antirepressor: MEIKILEQKEILGKNITVYGTNDNPLFLAKDVAQWLGLTNVTDMISRVDQDEVTKLNLGSLQGWCNFLTENGLYEVLMQSRKPIAKTLKRGIKQVLKQIRLTGGYIPIQYNDSPEMIMAKGFQVAMQTIENVKLKNKQLEMQNEIQQQQIISDAPWVDLSKNCYNSTGSYTASILSARLGFRSAKALNAELKKLGIQYKIKGDDCWKLTAKYSGNGYTKTIPYPFFRSDGTSDTRNRMEWTEKGFVFLREFLSKKKIIP; this comes from the coding sequence ATGGAAATCAAAATATTAGAACAAAAAGAAATTTTAGGTAAAAACATTACCGTTTATGGAACAAATGATAATCCATTGTTCTTAGCTAAAGATGTCGCTCAATGGCTCGGATTAACAAACGTGACTGACATGATAAGCAGAGTTGACCAAGATGAGGTGACTAAGTTAAACTTAGGAAGTCTCCAAGGGTGGTGTAATTTTTTAACTGAAAATGGACTTTATGAAGTTTTAATGCAATCACGAAAACCCATTGCAAAAACTTTAAAGAGAGGAATCAAACAGGTTTTAAAACAAATAAGGCTGACGGGTGGATATATTCCTATACAATACAATGACTCTCCTGAAATGATCATGGCTAAAGGATTTCAAGTAGCCATGCAAACTATCGAAAATGTAAAGCTTAAGAACAAACAATTGGAAATGCAAAATGAGATCCAGCAGCAACAGATCATAAGTGATGCTCCTTGGGTTGACTTATCAAAAAACTGTTATAACAGCACCGGATCCTACACAGCCTCTATCCTATCAGCAAGATTAGGATTTAGAAGTGCAAAAGCATTGAATGCAGAATTGAAAAAGTTAGGCATTCAATACAAAATAAAAGGTGATGATTGTTGGAAGCTTACTGCAAAATATTCTGGCAATGGATATACTAAAACAATACCATATCCATTTTTCAGATCTGACGGAACCTCTGACACCAGAAACAGAATGGAATGGACCGAGAAAGGATTTGTTTTCCTCAGGGAGTTTTTGAGTAAAAAAAAGATCATACCATAA
- a CDS encoding AAA family ATPase, whose amino-acid sequence MIEPIKPIAAGYEDPVLLNISDYLIRRTDHYPKPIPILCIKQDGYHIPFMSEDNISILFGPAKARKSGLIKSMCQAILNGSNEKMFSTYQSKKIAVIDTEQSQHDSHDAVKGIYYMTGADIDYYSVLTLTKDQKKQLVEQHLKQNPDCRMLIIDNIVHFVKDFNNVAESGEITQWLLKLKSEYKTHILVVIHENPSGTYNQSLKPRGNLGTNLMNLCETAIRIQKDPDDETRSIVSAALTRGKAFRDFILMMDDQKIPFLMDDHSLQEKKTAKKPNY is encoded by the coding sequence ATGATTGAGCCGATTAAACCCATTGCAGCAGGATATGAAGATCCAGTGTTACTCAATATTTCAGATTATTTAATCCGCAGAACGGATCATTATCCTAAACCCATTCCCATACTTTGCATTAAGCAGGATGGATATCATATCCCTTTCATGTCTGAAGATAATATCTCCATTCTTTTCGGACCTGCAAAAGCAAGAAAATCAGGACTTATAAAATCAATGTGTCAGGCTATTTTAAATGGAAGTAATGAAAAAATGTTCTCAACCTATCAAAGCAAAAAAATTGCAGTAATTGACACCGAACAATCACAGCATGACAGCCACGATGCAGTAAAAGGAATTTATTATATGACAGGCGCCGATATAGATTATTACAGTGTTTTAACCCTTACCAAAGACCAAAAAAAACAATTGGTAGAGCAGCATTTGAAACAAAACCCTGATTGCAGAATGCTGATCATTGACAACATCGTACACTTTGTAAAAGACTTTAATAACGTTGCTGAAAGTGGGGAAATTACTCAGTGGCTGCTGAAATTAAAATCAGAGTATAAAACGCATATTCTTGTGGTCATTCATGAAAACCCATCCGGAACTTACAATCAGAGCCTCAAACCCCGCGGAAATCTGGGAACCAATCTGATGAACCTCTGTGAAACAGCCATCAGGATTCAGAAAGATCCCGATGATGAAACAAGAAGTATTGTCTCTGCTGCCCTTACCAGAGGAAAGGCATTCCGGGACTTTATCCTGATGATGGATGACCAGAAAATCCCCTTCCTCATGGATGATCATTCTTTACAGGAAAAAAAGACCGCCAAAAAACCCAATTATTAA
- a CDS encoding phage terminase large subunit family protein: protein MLIKGFLDALQPEPILSVSQWADQNRLLDSKSSAMPGKYRTSITPFLKEIMDHLGEYSPVEEVIVMKGAQLGVTEAGLNWIGYTIDISPCPMLFVEPTKEVVELVSKTRIQPMLESSPSLAHKVKPPKSRDSGNTLTKKEFPGGVLRLAGANSAAGLRNMPVKRLMLDEVDAYPVDLDTEGNPIDLAKKRTSTFAKRKIFILSTPVTKGLSVIEPLFESTDQRYFFLPCPHCGTLQHLKWENLKYQYNKSAKVAKEVYYQCEHCQEGIQESEKTKMLESGVWIPTKPENQNKKRVGYHINSLYSPLGWKSWEDLAIEYEEAMGDVPKMKTFYNTSLGLTYEESGDKPQWEALYDRREDYPRGKIPTDEIAFLTAGVDIQKDRIELEIVGWCEGKVSYSIDYRVLMGFVAGDGSAQVWQKLDAVLNETWIRPDGTQMSIRMMCVDSGNWSSEVYAFCGRYPPSRVVPIKGRDNQITVISAPKAVNVTRKNKSVDGVKVWHVGVSLLKSELYGWLRVNQGDPGYCHFPMYDEAYFKGLTSEELITTKNKSGHTVQRWVKKFTRNEPLDIRNYARAAAHMVGMDSFSPKHWELMRNKRTGAVKNKVKKKSDFWN from the coding sequence ATGCTCATTAAAGGATTTTTAGACGCCTTACAACCAGAACCCATACTATCTGTGAGCCAGTGGGCAGATCAAAACAGGCTCTTAGACAGTAAAAGTTCAGCAATGCCAGGAAAATACAGAACTTCCATCACTCCGTTTCTCAAAGAGATTATGGATCATCTCGGGGAATATTCTCCTGTAGAGGAAGTTATTGTCATGAAGGGAGCACAGCTGGGCGTGACCGAGGCAGGACTCAATTGGATAGGCTACACCATTGATATCTCCCCCTGCCCTATGCTTTTTGTAGAACCCACTAAAGAAGTGGTGGAACTCGTCAGCAAGACCAGAATACAGCCTATGCTCGAAAGCTCGCCCAGCTTGGCACACAAAGTAAAACCACCTAAGTCCAGAGACAGCGGAAATACCCTCACAAAAAAAGAATTCCCCGGAGGGGTATTGAGGTTAGCAGGAGCCAACAGCGCCGCAGGGCTCAGAAATATGCCCGTCAAAAGACTCATGCTCGATGAGGTAGATGCTTATCCTGTGGATTTGGATACTGAAGGAAATCCCATTGACCTGGCAAAGAAAAGGACTTCCACATTTGCCAAAAGAAAAATCTTCATTTTATCCACTCCGGTAACAAAAGGGCTTAGTGTTATTGAGCCCCTGTTTGAGAGTACCGACCAGAGATACTTTTTTCTCCCATGCCCTCATTGCGGAACTTTGCAGCATTTGAAATGGGAAAATTTAAAATATCAATACAACAAAAGCGCAAAGGTCGCAAAAGAGGTTTATTACCAGTGTGAACACTGCCAGGAAGGTATTCAGGAATCTGAAAAAACAAAAATGCTGGAGAGTGGAGTTTGGATACCTACAAAGCCTGAGAATCAAAATAAAAAAAGGGTGGGTTATCATATCAATTCCCTCTATTCCCCTTTAGGATGGAAAAGCTGGGAAGATTTAGCCATAGAATATGAAGAGGCCATGGGAGATGTCCCGAAAATGAAAACGTTTTACAACACCTCCTTAGGGCTGACCTATGAAGAAAGCGGAGATAAGCCCCAGTGGGAAGCCTTGTATGACCGTAGAGAGGATTACCCAAGAGGAAAAATACCCACTGATGAAATTGCTTTTTTAACAGCCGGGGTAGATATTCAGAAAGACCGTATCGAACTGGAAATAGTAGGCTGGTGCGAGGGGAAGGTTTCCTACTCCATTGATTATAGAGTGCTAATGGGGTTTGTGGCAGGTGATGGCAGCGCCCAGGTTTGGCAAAAACTCGATGCCGTCCTGAATGAAACATGGATAAGACCCGACGGCACACAGATGAGTATCAGAATGATGTGTGTGGACAGTGGAAACTGGTCCTCTGAAGTCTATGCTTTTTGCGGCCGTTATCCCCCTTCAAGAGTCGTCCCCATCAAAGGACGTGATAATCAGATTACGGTTATTTCTGCGCCAAAAGCCGTGAATGTGACCAGAAAAAACAAATCCGTGGACGGGGTAAAAGTATGGCATGTCGGTGTTTCATTATTAAAATCGGAACTATACGGCTGGTTAAGAGTTAATCAGGGAGATCCAGGGTATTGCCATTTCCCAATGTATGATGAGGCCTACTTTAAAGGACTTACCTCTGAAGAACTTATTACAACCAAAAATAAAAGTGGACACACGGTACAGAGGTGGGTGAAAAAGTTCACCCGAAATGAGCCCCTCGATATAAGGAACTACGCCAGGGCAGCGGCCCATATGGTCGGCATGGACTCCTTTTCACCCAAACATTGGGAACTCATGCGAAATAAAAGAACCGGAGCAGTTAAAAATAAAGTAAAGAAGAAATCAGATTTTTGGAATTAA
- the recA gene encoding recombinase RecA produces MENKGEKPKTKTEINGVGTKSSTEDKNKALALVLDKLDKHYGKGTVMRMGDSKIDENIEVISSGSLGLDLALGVGGYPKGRIIEIYGPESSGKTTLTLHAIAEAQKAGGIAAFVDAEHAFDREYAGKLGIDLNTLLFSQPDNGEQALEIADNLIRSGAVDIVVIDSVAALTPKAEIEGEMGDSKMGLHARLMSQALRKLTATISRTKSTVIFINQLREKIGVMFGNPETTTGGNALKFYASVRIDIRRKGGEGDRIKNKSNEAIGNPVKIKIVKNKVAPPFKEIGLDLMYGEGISKEGDILDIALEKGIISKSGSWFSYGDTKIGQGRDGVKDILKDNPELIEELKLKIVETINT; encoded by the coding sequence ATGGAAAACAAGGGAGAAAAACCAAAGACTAAAACCGAAATAAATGGGGTAGGTACAAAAAGTTCTACTGAGGATAAGAACAAAGCTCTCGCTTTAGTGCTTGATAAGTTAGATAAACATTATGGGAAGGGAACTGTAATGCGAATGGGTGATAGTAAAATTGATGAGAATATTGAAGTTATTTCATCTGGCTCATTAGGATTAGATCTTGCATTGGGTGTAGGAGGTTATCCTAAAGGAAGAATTATAGAAATTTATGGTCCCGAATCTTCGGGAAAAACTACTTTGACGCTCCATGCGATAGCAGAAGCTCAGAAAGCTGGAGGTATTGCTGCGTTTGTTGATGCTGAGCATGCTTTTGATCGTGAATATGCCGGTAAGCTTGGGATTGATTTGAATACACTTCTTTTTAGTCAGCCGGATAATGGTGAACAGGCTTTAGAAATTGCTGATAACCTGATCCGTTCTGGGGCTGTAGATATTGTAGTGATTGATTCTGTTGCTGCTCTTACTCCAAAGGCAGAAATTGAAGGAGAAATGGGGGATTCTAAAATGGGCCTTCATGCAAGATTAATGTCTCAGGCATTAAGAAAGCTTACGGCTACGATTTCAAGAACAAAAAGTACGGTAATCTTCATTAATCAGTTAAGAGAAAAAATAGGTGTTATGTTCGGAAACCCTGAAACGACTACAGGAGGAAATGCATTAAAATTCTATGCTTCCGTAAGAATCGATATTAGAAGAAAGGGAGGCGAAGGGGATAGAATTAAAAATAAAAGTAATGAGGCAATAGGTAATCCTGTCAAAATTAAAATTGTTAAAAATAAAGTGGCGCCTCCATTTAAAGAAATAGGATTAGATTTAATGTATGGAGAAGGAATATCCAAAGAGGGGGATATTTTAGATATAGCTCTTGAAAAAGGGATAATTTCTAAAAGTGGTTCCTGGTTTAGCTATGGAGA